In a single window of the Streptomyces sp. CGMCC 4.7035 genome:
- a CDS encoding amino acid permease, producing the protein MLDQGAPPQSRSHPAPANPGLGARLMRRKPVERLVAEGGQGEGGTLRRSLGLWQLTMISIGATLGTGIFVVLGEAVPKAGPAVTLSFVIAGLTALFSALSYAELAGTIPVSGSSYSYAYATMGELIAWVCGWCLVLEYGVSVAAVAVGWGEYLNELLDGTLGVTIPDALSAPPGDGGVFNLPALIVVLLAMAFLLGGAKESARANTIMVVVKIAALVLFCLIGIQGFRSGNYANFMPLGMAGVSAAGATLFFSYIGFDAASTAGEEAKNAQRDLPRAIMLSLVIVTALYVLVAAVAVGAKPWRRFNDSEAALAEIMKNVTGQTFWGTLLAACAVIAIASVVLTVLYGQTRILFAMSRDGLVPKVFSRVHPRTGTPRANTVIVSVFCGVLAAAIPLGQLADATSIGTLFAFALVNVAVVVLRRTRPHMPRTFRVPLSPVLPALGFAFCVWMMGSLSAVTWVVFGVWMAVGLVFYFSYGHRRSRLAAADPVASAVTDPAASAVTDPAASAVIAQK; encoded by the coding sequence GTGCTCGACCAAGGCGCACCCCCGCAGTCCCGCAGTCATCCAGCCCCCGCGAATCCCGGGCTCGGCGCGCGTCTGATGCGCCGCAAGCCCGTGGAACGCCTTGTCGCCGAGGGCGGCCAGGGCGAGGGAGGGACGCTGCGGCGTTCCCTCGGGCTGTGGCAGCTGACCATGATCAGTATCGGTGCCACGCTCGGCACGGGCATCTTCGTGGTCCTCGGCGAGGCCGTCCCCAAGGCCGGTCCGGCCGTCACCCTGTCCTTCGTGATCGCCGGTCTCACGGCGCTGTTCTCCGCCCTTTCGTACGCCGAGCTGGCGGGCACGATCCCGGTCTCCGGGTCCTCGTACTCGTATGCGTACGCAACGATGGGCGAGCTGATCGCCTGGGTCTGCGGCTGGTGTCTGGTGCTGGAGTACGGCGTCTCGGTCGCCGCCGTCGCGGTCGGCTGGGGCGAGTACCTCAACGAGCTGCTCGACGGCACTCTCGGCGTCACCATCCCGGACGCCCTGTCCGCGCCGCCCGGAGACGGCGGCGTCTTCAACCTGCCCGCCCTGATCGTCGTCCTGCTCGCCATGGCGTTCCTGCTCGGCGGCGCCAAGGAGTCCGCGCGCGCCAACACGATCATGGTCGTGGTGAAAATCGCCGCGCTCGTCCTGTTCTGCCTGATCGGCATCCAGGGCTTCCGCTCCGGCAACTACGCGAACTTCATGCCGCTCGGCATGGCCGGCGTCAGCGCCGCCGGGGCCACGCTCTTCTTCTCGTACATCGGCTTCGACGCCGCCTCCACGGCCGGTGAGGAGGCGAAGAACGCGCAGCGCGACCTGCCGCGCGCGATCATGCTGTCGCTCGTCATCGTCACCGCGCTGTACGTCCTCGTCGCGGCCGTCGCCGTGGGCGCCAAGCCGTGGCGGCGGTTCAACGACTCGGAGGCCGCTCTCGCCGAGATCATGAAGAACGTCACCGGTCAGACGTTCTGGGGCACGCTCCTCGCGGCCTGCGCGGTCATCGCCATCGCGAGCGTCGTGCTGACCGTGCTGTACGGCCAGACGCGCATCCTCTTCGCTATGTCCCGGGACGGCCTCGTGCCCAAGGTGTTCTCGCGCGTCCACCCGCGCACCGGCACGCCCCGCGCCAACACCGTCATCGTGTCCGTCTTCTGCGGTGTCCTGGCCGCCGCGATCCCGCTCGGGCAGCTCGCCGACGCCACCAGCATCGGCACGCTGTTCGCCTTCGCGCTGGTCAACGTCGCGGTCGTGGTGCTGCGCCGGACGCGTCCGCACATGCCCCGCACCTTCCGGGTGCCGCTGTCGCCGGTGCTGCCGGCGCTCGGCTTCGCGTTCTGCGTGTGGATGATGGGCAGCCTCTCGGCCGTCACCTGGGTGGTCTTCGGGGTCTGGATGGCCGTCGGGCTCGTGTTCTACTTCAGTTACGGCCACCGGCGCTCCCGGCTGGCCGCCGCGGACCCCGTGGCATCCGCCGTCACGGACCCTGCGGCATCCGCCGTCACGGACCCCGCGGCATCCGCAGTCATCGCACAGAAGTGA
- a CDS encoding GuaB1 family IMP dehydrogenase-related protein has protein sequence MRFLNDIQPAYDLTYDDVFMVPSRSSVGSRQGVDLASPDGSGTTIPLVVANMTAIAGRRMAETVARRGGLVVIPQDIPIDVVTEVISWVKGRHLVLDTPIVLAPHQTVADALALLPKRAHNAGVVVDGEHRPIGVVTDADLSGVDRFTQLEVVMSKDLLLLDADIDPREAFNTLDGANRRYAPAVDKDGKLAGILTRKGALRATLYTPATDADGRLRIAAAVGINGDAVGRAKQLLDAGVDTLVIDTAHGHQESMLNTIRAVRALDPQVPIVAGNVVAAEGVRDLIEAGADIVKVGVGPGAMCTTRMMTGVGRPQFSAVLECAAEAKKYGKHVWADGGVRHPRDVAMALAAGASNVMIGSWFAGTYESPGDLQQDANGLLYKESFGMASARAVRNRTSEESAYDRARKGLFEEGISTSRMFLDPARPGVEDLIDSIIAGVRSSCTYAGAGSLEEFAERAVVGIQSAAGYAEGKPLHASWS, from the coding sequence GTGCGTTTCCTCAATGACATCCAGCCCGCGTACGACCTGACCTACGACGACGTCTTCATGGTGCCGAGCCGCTCCTCGGTCGGCTCCCGCCAGGGCGTGGACCTCGCCTCCCCGGACGGTTCGGGCACCACCATCCCGCTGGTCGTCGCCAACATGACCGCGATCGCCGGCCGCCGCATGGCGGAGACGGTGGCCCGCCGCGGCGGCCTGGTCGTCATACCGCAGGACATCCCGATCGACGTGGTCACCGAGGTCATCTCCTGGGTCAAGGGCCGCCACCTGGTGCTGGACACCCCGATCGTGCTCGCCCCGCACCAGACGGTCGCCGACGCCCTCGCGCTGCTGCCGAAGCGCGCGCACAACGCGGGTGTGGTCGTCGACGGGGAGCACCGGCCGATCGGCGTGGTCACCGACGCCGACCTCTCCGGCGTGGACCGCTTCACGCAGCTCGAAGTGGTCATGTCGAAGGACCTGCTGCTGCTCGACGCCGACATCGATCCGCGCGAGGCCTTCAACACCCTCGACGGCGCCAACCGCCGCTATGCGCCCGCCGTGGACAAGGACGGCAAGCTCGCCGGCATCCTCACCCGCAAGGGCGCCCTGCGCGCCACGCTCTACACGCCGGCCACCGACGCCGACGGCAGGCTGCGCATCGCCGCCGCCGTCGGTATCAACGGCGACGCGGTCGGCAGGGCCAAGCAACTGCTCGACGCGGGCGTCGACACGCTCGTCATCGACACCGCACACGGCCACCAGGAGTCGATGCTCAACACCATCAGGGCCGTGCGCGCGCTGGACCCGCAGGTGCCGATCGTGGCGGGCAATGTCGTCGCCGCCGAGGGCGTCCGCGACCTGATCGAGGCGGGCGCGGACATCGTCAAGGTCGGCGTGGGCCCCGGCGCCATGTGCACCACGCGCATGATGACGGGTGTCGGCCGCCCGCAGTTCTCGGCGGTCCTCGAGTGTGCGGCCGAGGCGAAGAAGTACGGCAAGCACGTGTGGGCCGACGGCGGGGTCCGCCACCCCCGCGATGTCGCGATGGCACTGGCGGCCGGGGCGTCCAACGTGATGATCGGCTCGTGGTTCGCGGGCACGTACGAGTCTCCGGGCGACCTCCAGCAGGATGCGAACGGGCTCCTGTACAAGGAGTCGTTCGGCATGGCGTCGGCGCGTGCGGTGCGCAACCGCACGTCGGAGGAGTCGGCGTACGACCGTGCCCGCAAGGGGCTGTTCGAGGAGGGCATCTCGACCTCCCGCATGTTCCTCGACCCGGCCCGCCCGGGCGTCGAGGACCTGATCGACTCGATCATCGCGGGCGTCCGCTCGTCCTGCACGTACGCGGGTGCGGGCTCCCTGGAGGAGTTCGCCGAGCGGGCCGTCGTGGGCATCCAGAGCGCGGCGGGCTACGCGGAGGGCAAGCCGCTCCACGCCAGCTGGAGCTGA
- a CDS encoding barstar family protein has protein sequence MTDDLAAPLVVTLDLHGVADKAAFMERIVRALELPDWFGRNWDALADSLGDGSVWPADGVEKGLLLVVRGWQPYAKARPEEWEIAREVFAEAADRTPGLTVALALGGSHERPSDLPG, from the coding sequence ATGACCGACGACCTGGCGGCCCCGCTCGTCGTCACGCTGGACCTTCACGGGGTCGCCGACAAGGCGGCGTTCATGGAGCGGATCGTGCGCGCCCTGGAGCTGCCGGACTGGTTCGGCCGCAACTGGGACGCGCTCGCGGACTCGCTCGGCGACGGAAGTGTCTGGCCCGCCGACGGAGTCGAGAAGGGCCTGCTGCTCGTCGTACGGGGCTGGCAGCCGTACGCGAAGGCGCGGCCCGAGGAGTGGGAGATCGCCCGCGAGGTGTTCGCCGAGGCGGCGGACCGGACGCCGGGGCTCACCGTGGCGCTCGCCCTTGGAGGATCCCACGAACGACCCTCTGACCTGCCTGGATGA